A section of the Triticum dicoccoides isolate Atlit2015 ecotype Zavitan chromosome 7A, WEW_v2.0, whole genome shotgun sequence genome encodes:
- the LOC119331394 gene encoding arabinogalactan protein 20-like encodes MAAWTSVGLVAVAVLVVGIAMPASAAVQPPAPAPSSDGTSIDQGIAYVLMLVALVLTYLIHPLDASSPYRLF; translated from the exons ATGGCGGCGTGGACCTCCGTGGGCCTGGTGGCGGTGGCCGTGCTGGTCGTCGGCATCGCAATGCCGGCCTCCGCCGCCGTGcagccgcccgcgcccgcgccctccaGCGACG GCACGTCGATTGACCAGGGTATCGCATACGTGCTGATGCtggtggcccttgtgctcacctacCTCATCCATCCGCTGGACGCCTCCTCCCCATACAGGCTCTTCTAA